A segment of the Candidatus Pelagisphaera phototrophica genome:
GAGAACGACACCATTTTCCAGGTCAATTGTGAAGCTGCCGCTGAAATCGCCCGACAGATCCGACTTCGTAATATCGGCGGACTGGTCATTATCGATTTCATCGACATGAAACAGCGGAAGCACCGTAATGCGGTTCTCAGCCAGATGCGGGACCACATGGGGCTGGATAAAGCCAAAACGCATATACTCCCCATTTCTCCACTGGGAATCATGCAGATGACTCGCCAGCGAATGCAGGAAAGCGTGTCTTCCGGCTTGTATACAGATTGCCCCTACTGTCGCGGTAAAGGCATCGTCAAATCCGCAACCACCGTCAGTGTGGAGCTACAAAGAAAACTTTCCGGGATCGTTCGAAGAGCTCGCAACCGGACTACCGATGCGGCCAAGGCGATCAAGCTTCGCGTGCTCGTAAATCCGACGATCATCGACCGTCTCCGCGAAGAGGATGCGGATTTGCTTATTACCTTGGAAAAGGACTACAATGCACAGCTTACTTTCCGCTCTGATCCGCATTTCCATATTGAGAACTACCGAGTAATCGACGTCGAAACCGGGGCGGCTTACGGATGACCTTAACTAGGTTCTCCAAAATCTGCGAATCCGATGGCCGATTCTCTCATCGATCCTCAAAACCTAATTCAGGAACTGGGTGTAGCCGGCCTCAATCACTTCTCCAACGAGTACTACAAGCGACTGCATGATCCGGGTATTCCGCTAGGAAAACCGTTTTCAATGATATCTCAATCACCCCAGCTTCTAGTGAGGCTGGGGTTGATGTTAGAAAGTCTGCGATTAACCCCAGGGATCAAGGTTCTCGATTTCGGCTCCAGTCCTTGCTCGATATCAAAGGCTCTCTGGCAAATGGGTTACTCCGTTATCGCTACCGATGTATCCGAAGAAGCTCTACGACTTGGGGAATCACTCTTCAACGACTACCCGATTCCGAATCAACCTCCCTGCTCCTGGGAAACTAGGTTGTTTGACGGCCATAGTCTCCGGCTGAAAGCCGAAGAGGTCGATCGAATCATCTGCTTCGATGCGTTCCATCACGTACCCAACCAGGAGGAAATCGTTCATGAATTCTATCGGGTGCTGCGAAACGGAGGCACTATAGTCCTCAACGAACCGTTCGGTCTCCATTCCACAAAGCCGGCCTCCCAGATGGAGATGCGGGAATACAAGGTACTGGAGAACGACATGGATATGACTGCCTTGAAGTCCCTTTTTTGCGAAGCTGGCTTCCGGGAACCTACCTTCAAAGTGGCAGCGAATCCAGAATACATAATGAGCTGCGAAGAGTGGCAAACTTGCAGAACCGGCGAAATTTCGAACCGCATGGCCAATGCCCTTTCCCAATTTCAACAGAATAGCAGCGTCTTCTATTTTCAGAAGGGAAAGGCCCTCAATGACAGCCGCCAAGCAGAAGGTCTGGCCCACGAGCTAGAAATCTCGGTTAGCAAGCTAGCATTCAAAGTTGGAGTCCCACAAAAGATTCAGGTTTCCTTTCGAAATGTGGGTGAAAGCCGCTGGATCGACAAGAATGGCGGGCATGTCGGCACCGTGAATTTCGCCTCGAGAATTCTCGACTACAACTCAAAGGATATCTTGGCCGACAACAGCCGGTTCCGAATTCCAAACGAAATGGACCCAGGGGACCACTTTTCCGGCGAAATTTCGGTTCCGCTCTCAATTTCCCAACCTGGAACCTATTGGCTCAAATTCGACCTCATTTCCGAAGAGGTTTGCTGGTTCGAGACGCTCGGCTCGAAGGCAGTTCTTGTTGAGATAAAAGTTGAAGCCTAGGACCCACCCCATCTAGTGGCTTATAT
Coding sequences within it:
- a CDS encoding class I SAM-dependent methyltransferase — translated: MADSLIDPQNLIQELGVAGLNHFSNEYYKRLHDPGIPLGKPFSMISQSPQLLVRLGLMLESLRLTPGIKVLDFGSSPCSISKALWQMGYSVIATDVSEEALRLGESLFNDYPIPNQPPCSWETRLFDGHSLRLKAEEVDRIICFDAFHHVPNQEEIVHEFYRVLRNGGTIVLNEPFGLHSTKPASQMEMREYKVLENDMDMTALKSLFCEAGFREPTFKVAANPEYIMSCEEWQTCRTGEISNRMANALSQFQQNSSVFYFQKGKALNDSRQAEGLAHELEISVSKLAFKVGVPQKIQVSFRNVGESRWIDKNGGHVGTVNFASRILDYNSKDILADNSRFRIPNEMDPGDHFSGEISVPLSISQPGTYWLKFDLISEEVCWFETLGSKAVLVEIKVEA